The Saccharothrix variisporea genome has a segment encoding these proteins:
- a CDS encoding helix-turn-helix transcriptional regulator, giving the protein MRASRLLSLVLLLQDRGLLSANALARELGVTARTVYRDVEALSAAGVPIYAEPGPTGGYRLLDGYRTRLTGLTAQEAESLFLTGLPQPAAELGLGAQVAAAELKLMAALPTAYREASTRIRHRFHLDTPGWYRKPDDVPHLLTIAEALWQDRAVEVEYRRWSPEPGVVTRRLHPLGLVLKAGVWYLVAAKDDQPRTYRISSIENARHLPDTFTRPDGFALADYWREQVERYESAHETEVAVVRLSPRGATALADVLGPRAADLATRTLSAPDPTGWRTAEVPLEDIAHATAGLLRLGADVQVLAPAALVAHVAETVHAMARLYPVSDPRPAAGPRS; this is encoded by the coding sequence GTGCGCGCGAGCCGACTGTTGTCCCTGGTCCTGCTGCTTCAAGACCGCGGCTTGCTGAGCGCGAACGCCCTGGCGCGGGAGCTGGGGGTAACCGCCCGGACCGTCTACCGGGACGTCGAGGCGCTGTCGGCGGCGGGCGTGCCGATCTACGCCGAACCCGGCCCGACCGGCGGCTACCGCCTGCTGGACGGCTACCGCACCCGGCTGACCGGCCTGACCGCGCAGGAGGCGGAGTCGCTGTTCCTCACCGGACTCCCCCAGCCCGCCGCCGAACTGGGCCTGGGCGCGCAGGTCGCCGCCGCCGAGCTGAAGCTGATGGCGGCCCTGCCCACGGCCTACCGCGAAGCGTCGACCCGCATCCGCCACCGGTTCCACCTCGACACCCCGGGCTGGTACCGGAAACCCGACGACGTGCCGCACCTGCTGACCATCGCCGAGGCGCTGTGGCAGGACCGCGCGGTCGAGGTGGAGTACCGGCGCTGGAGCCCCGAACCGGGCGTGGTCACCCGCCGCCTGCACCCGCTCGGCCTCGTCCTCAAGGCCGGTGTCTGGTACCTGGTCGCCGCCAAGGACGACCAGCCGCGCACCTACCGCATCTCGTCCATCGAGAACGCCCGCCACCTGCCGGACACCTTCACCCGCCCGGACGGCTTCGCCCTGGCCGACTACTGGCGCGAGCAGGTCGAACGCTACGAGAGCGCACACGAAACGGAGGTCGCCGTCGTGCGCCTGTCACCGCGGGGCGCGACCGCCCTCGCCGACGTTCTCGGTCCCCGGGCCGCCGACCTGGCCACCCGCACGCTCTCCGCGCCGGACCCGACGGGGTGGCGCACGGCGGAGGTCCCGTTGGAGGACATCGCCCACGCCACCGCAGGCCTGCTCCGCCTGGGTGCGGACGTCCAAGTGCTCGCGCCGGCCGCCCTGGTCGCCCACGTGGCCGAGACCGTCCACGCGATGGCGCGGCTCTACCCGGTCAGCGACCCTCGGCCCGCAGCCGGGCCACGAAGCTGA
- a CDS encoding GntR family transcriptional regulator, whose translation MPASHFAPQYRADGPVRAGIPEHGRIPRYYAVKTELLWLIEALGEGTALPSERELAERYSVSRVTLRQAVGELVLEGKLQRRQGSGTYVAPPKLVQPLSLVSYTEGMRRQGVDPARSVITVEHLPADDVLARDLRIERGDQVVHLERVLLADDERVGLESTYLPEARFPTLLDVFDPTTSLYACLTNRLGVVFAEAEERVETVLATPREALLIGTNPALPMLLLHRVSHDNDGVPIERVRSLYRGDRFSFVARLRAEGR comes from the coding sequence GTGCCTGCTTCGCATTTCGCTCCCCAGTACCGAGCGGACGGACCGGTCCGCGCCGGTATCCCCGAGCACGGTCGCATCCCGCGCTACTACGCGGTGAAGACCGAGCTGCTGTGGCTCATCGAGGCGCTGGGGGAGGGCACGGCGCTGCCGTCGGAGCGGGAGTTGGCCGAGCGCTACTCGGTGTCCCGGGTGACGCTGCGGCAGGCGGTGGGCGAACTGGTGCTGGAGGGCAAGCTCCAGCGGCGGCAGGGTTCGGGCACCTACGTGGCCCCGCCGAAGCTGGTGCAGCCGCTGTCGCTGGTGAGCTACACGGAGGGCATGCGCCGCCAGGGCGTGGACCCCGCGCGCAGCGTGATCACCGTCGAGCACCTGCCGGCGGACGACGTGCTGGCGCGGGACCTGCGCATCGAGCGCGGGGACCAGGTGGTGCACCTGGAGCGCGTGTTGCTGGCCGACGACGAGCGGGTGGGGCTGGAGTCCACGTACCTGCCGGAGGCGCGGTTCCCGACGCTGCTGGACGTCTTCGACCCGACGACGTCGTTGTACGCGTGCCTGACCAACCGGCTGGGCGTGGTGTTCGCGGAGGCCGAGGAACGGGTGGAGACCGTGCTGGCCACGCCCCGCGAGGCGTTGCTGATCGGCACGAACCCGGCGCTGCCGATGCTGCTGCTGCACCGCGTGTCCCATGACAACGATGGCGTGCCGATCGAGCGGGTGCGCTCGCTGTACCGGGGCGACAGGTTCAGCTTCGTGGCCCGGCTGCGGGCCGAGGGTCGCTGA
- the galE gene encoding UDP-glucose 4-epimerase GalE translates to MKLLVTGGAGYVGSVCAARLVEAGHEVVVLDDLSTGHADAVPDGVRLIEADINDVIDEVLAEGYDGVLHFAAKSLVGESMEDPAKYWHGNVGTALKLLDAMLAHGTPRLVFSSTAACYGEPDEVPILETAPTRPTNTYGATKLAIDHAITGYAAAHGLAAVSLRYFNVAGAYGRFGERHATETHLIPIVLQVASGTRAKVAMYGDDYPTEDGTCVRDYIHVVDLADAHVKAIGAATAGEHRIYNLGNGFGFTVKQVIEACREVTGHEIPADVAPRRAGDPAVLVASSEKARTELGWKPERVDLAGIVRDAWEFTRSRSQGA, encoded by the coding sequence GTGAAGCTGCTCGTGACGGGCGGTGCTGGGTACGTCGGCAGCGTGTGCGCGGCTCGACTGGTCGAGGCGGGACACGAGGTGGTCGTGCTCGACGACCTGTCGACCGGGCACGCCGACGCCGTTCCCGACGGGGTGCGGCTCATCGAGGCCGACATCAACGACGTCATCGACGAGGTGCTGGCCGAGGGCTACGACGGCGTGCTGCACTTCGCCGCCAAGTCGCTGGTCGGCGAGTCCATGGAGGACCCGGCCAAGTACTGGCACGGCAACGTCGGCACGGCGCTGAAGCTGCTGGACGCGATGCTGGCGCACGGCACCCCGCGCCTGGTGTTCTCCTCGACCGCGGCCTGCTACGGCGAGCCCGACGAGGTGCCGATCCTGGAGACCGCGCCCACCCGGCCGACCAACACCTACGGCGCGACCAAGCTGGCCATCGACCACGCCATCACCGGGTACGCGGCGGCGCACGGCCTGGCGGCGGTGTCCCTGCGGTACTTCAACGTGGCCGGCGCGTACGGGCGGTTCGGCGAGCGGCACGCCACCGAGACCCACCTGATCCCGATCGTGCTCCAGGTCGCGTCCGGGACGCGGGCGAAGGTCGCCATGTACGGCGACGACTACCCGACCGAGGACGGCACCTGCGTGCGCGACTACATCCACGTGGTCGACCTGGCCGACGCGCACGTCAAGGCGATCGGCGCGGCGACCGCGGGCGAGCACCGGATCTACAACCTGGGCAACGGTTTCGGCTTCACCGTCAAGCAGGTCATCGAGGCGTGCCGCGAGGTGACCGGCCACGAGATCCCGGCCGACGTGGCACCGCGCCGCGCCGGCGACCCGGCGGTGCTGGTGGCCTCCAGCGAGAAGGCGCGCACCGAGCTGGGCTGGAAGCCCGAGCGGGTCGACCTGGCCGGCATCGTCCGCGACGCGTGGGAGTTCACCCGGTCGCGGTCGCAGGGGGCCTGA
- a CDS encoding glutamate ABC transporter substrate-binding protein — translation MALAPLRALTLACSAALVLASCSAGDDTTLVGKATAGKLTIAVAYDQPGLGVRRLDGVYKGFDVDVARYVAKELGADESKIHFVEATPSQREKLLTEGKADLVVSSYSITEKRKEVIDFVGPYFIAGQDLLVRLSDTRITGPESLTAGIRLCSVENTTSAQYVKDQFARSVELVNYPNFSDCVTALLAEQVDALTTDDVILAGYAAQNPELLRVVGKPFSEEKYGIGIRRGDAAGKAKVTAAVQKMMNTGEWRRSLEANVGQSGYAIPDPPKITP, via the coding sequence ATGGCACTGGCACCGCTGCGCGCCCTCACCCTGGCGTGCTCCGCCGCCCTGGTCCTGGCCTCGTGCTCCGCCGGCGACGACACGACCCTCGTCGGCAAGGCGACGGCCGGCAAGCTGACCATCGCCGTCGCCTACGACCAGCCCGGTCTCGGCGTGCGCCGCCTGGACGGCGTCTACAAGGGGTTCGACGTCGACGTGGCGCGGTACGTCGCCAAGGAGCTGGGCGCGGACGAGTCGAAGATCCACTTCGTCGAGGCCACCCCCTCGCAGCGCGAGAAGCTGCTCACCGAGGGCAAGGCGGACCTCGTGGTCTCCAGCTACTCGATCACCGAGAAGCGCAAGGAGGTGATCGACTTCGTCGGGCCGTACTTCATCGCCGGTCAGGACCTGCTGGTCCGGTTGTCCGACACGCGGATCACCGGTCCGGAGTCGCTCACCGCCGGGATCAGGCTGTGCTCGGTGGAGAACACGACCTCGGCCCAGTACGTGAAGGACCAGTTCGCGCGATCCGTGGAACTGGTGAACTACCCCAACTTCAGCGACTGCGTCACCGCCCTGCTGGCCGAGCAGGTGGACGCGCTCACCACCGACGACGTGATCCTCGCCGGCTACGCCGCGCAGAACCCGGAACTGCTGCGGGTGGTGGGGAAGCCGTTCAGCGAGGAGAAGTACGGCATCGGCATCCGCCGCGGCGACGCGGCCGGCAAGGCGAAGGTGACGGCGGCCGTCCAGAAGATGATGAACACCGGCGAGTGGCGCAGGTCACTGGAGGCCAACGTGGGCCAGTCCGGTTACGCCATCCCGGACCCGCCCAAGATCACCCCGTGA
- a CDS encoding sulfurtransferase — protein MHPLISTEALAAALADAAGPVVVDLRWRLGGPPGRQDYEVGHLPGAHYLDLDTDLSAAPGAGGRHPLPDPDDLQRVLRSIGIDQGHPVVAYDGGDGSVAARLWWLLRWAGHREVAVLDGGFAAWVAEGRPVTTEVPAATEGDIVVKPGAMPVVDADEAAALAREGVLLDARAAARYRGETEPVDPRAGHIPGALNAPSTEHVGEDGRWQGAAALAQRFQALGVRDGVRVGAYCGSGVTASSVVLALEAAGITTPDQPAELYAGSWSHWCVDPSRPLATGPNP, from the coding sequence GTGCATCCATTGATCAGCACCGAAGCCCTGGCCGCCGCGCTCGCCGACGCGGCCGGCCCGGTCGTGGTGGACCTGCGCTGGCGGCTGGGCGGACCTCCCGGACGCCAAGACTACGAGGTCGGGCACCTGCCCGGCGCGCACTACCTCGACCTGGACACCGACCTGTCCGCCGCGCCCGGCGCCGGCGGGCGGCACCCGCTGCCCGACCCCGACGACCTGCAGCGCGTGCTTCGCTCGATCGGGATCGACCAAGGTCACCCGGTCGTGGCGTACGACGGGGGTGACGGCTCGGTCGCGGCCCGCTTGTGGTGGCTGCTGCGCTGGGCCGGGCACCGCGAGGTGGCCGTGCTGGACGGCGGGTTCGCGGCGTGGGTCGCGGAGGGCCGGCCGGTGACGACGGAGGTCCCCGCGGCCACCGAGGGCGACATCGTGGTCAAGCCCGGCGCGATGCCCGTGGTGGACGCCGACGAGGCCGCCGCCCTGGCCCGCGAGGGCGTCCTGCTCGACGCCCGCGCCGCCGCGCGCTACCGCGGCGAGACCGAGCCGGTGGACCCGCGCGCCGGGCACATCCCCGGGGCTTTGAACGCGCCGTCCACCGAGCACGTCGGCGAGGACGGCCGGTGGCAGGGCGCGGCGGCGCTGGCGCAGCGGTTCCAGGCGCTGGGCGTGCGTGACGGTGTGCGCGTGGGCGCTTACTGCGGGTCGGGCGTGACGGCGTCGTCGGTCGTGTTGGCCCTCGAAGCGGCCGGGATCACCACCCCGGACCAGCCCGCCGAGCTGTACGCGGGCTCGTGGTCGCACTGGTGCGTGGACCCGTCACGTCCTCTGGCGACGGGTCCGAACCCCTAA
- a CDS encoding acetoin utilization protein AcuC, giving the protein MGAEEVTAAVVWDESFLAYDLGGDHPLNPVRLDLTIKLATALGVLDGITPVVPAPATDAEIERVHEPSYLSAVQAAPMAAWDVGHGLGTADNPVFERMHEASALVVGGSLAAAREIASGRAKRAVNIAGGLHHAMRDHAAGFCVYNDCSVAISWLLDNGFDRIAYLDSDVHHGDGVQDAFYDDPRVLTISLHQNPLSLWPGTGRPSELGGPGAEGTAVNLPLPPGTRDPGWLRAFHAVVPALLRSFRPRILVTQCGVDTHREDPLADLALSVDGHRAIYRTFRDLAEEITGGHWLALGGGGYELVRVVPRSWTHLLATVLDRDVDPATPLPADWVADTSGRAPNWPIPSTMSDDADVTFERWGGDADTPLDAAIRETRRAVFPLHGLDPDDPRD; this is encoded by the coding sequence ATGGGCGCCGAAGAAGTCACCGCTGCCGTCGTGTGGGACGAGTCGTTCCTCGCGTACGACTTGGGCGGCGACCACCCGCTGAACCCGGTCCGGCTGGACCTGACGATCAAGCTCGCGACCGCCCTGGGCGTCCTCGACGGGATCACCCCCGTCGTCCCCGCGCCCGCCACCGACGCCGAGATCGAACGGGTCCACGAGCCGTCCTACCTGTCCGCCGTGCAGGCCGCGCCGATGGCCGCGTGGGACGTCGGCCACGGCCTGGGCACCGCCGACAACCCGGTGTTCGAGCGGATGCACGAGGCGTCCGCGCTGGTCGTGGGCGGTTCGCTGGCGGCGGCCCGGGAGATCGCCTCCGGTCGGGCCAAGCGGGCGGTCAACATCGCGGGCGGGCTGCACCACGCCATGCGCGACCACGCCGCCGGCTTCTGCGTCTACAACGACTGCTCGGTCGCGATCTCGTGGCTGCTGGACAACGGCTTCGACCGCATCGCCTACCTCGACTCCGACGTCCACCACGGCGACGGCGTCCAGGACGCCTTCTACGACGACCCCCGCGTCCTCACCATCTCCCTGCACCAGAACCCGCTCAGCCTGTGGCCGGGCACCGGACGCCCCTCGGAGCTGGGCGGACCGGGCGCGGAGGGCACCGCCGTCAACCTGCCCCTGCCGCCGGGCACCCGCGACCCGGGCTGGCTGCGCGCCTTCCACGCCGTCGTCCCGGCGCTGCTGCGGAGTTTCCGGCCGCGCATCCTGGTCACCCAGTGCGGCGTGGACACCCACCGCGAGGACCCGCTGGCCGACCTGGCGCTGTCCGTCGACGGGCACCGCGCGATCTACCGGACCTTCCGCGACCTGGCCGAGGAGATCACCGGCGGCCACTGGCTCGCGCTGGGCGGCGGCGGGTACGAGCTGGTCCGGGTCGTGCCCCGGTCGTGGACGCACCTGCTGGCCACCGTGCTGGACCGGGACGTCGACCCGGCGACCCCGCTGCCCGCCGACTGGGTCGCCGACACGAGCGGGCGCGCGCCGAACTGGCCGATCCCGTCCACCATGTCCGACGACGCCGACGTGACCTTCGAGCGGTGGGGCGGCGACGCGGACACCCCGCTGGACGCCGCGATCCGCGAGACGCGCCGCGCGGTGTTCCCGCTGCACGGCCTGGACCCCGACGACCCGAGGGACTGA
- the galK gene encoding galactokinase encodes MSSGREQGRRAAAAFGRLHGTAPHGVWSAPGRVNLIGEHTDYNDGFVLPFALPHRTAVAAAPRADGLLTVATLGDDGGVQRAEPVEVAALEPGVVTGWPAYVAGVAWVLRGEGVSSGADLVVAGDVPAGAGLSSSHALECAVALALLGLAGVPEDRPGIARWVQRAENDFVGAPTGLLDQTASLLCTEAHVLFLDVRSGKAEQVPFDAAASGLEVLVVDTRAHHSNLDGGYGERRAGCEEAAALLGVPALRDVELTELDEVSDRLPERLRPLVRHVVTENERVLRSVEMLRADDVAGLGPLLTASHESLRDDYRVSCPELDVAVDAALAAGALGARMVGGGFGGSAIALTPVDRHDEVVRGVLAAFARRGLTTPRTFTAVPSAGAGRDE; translated from the coding sequence GTGAGTTCGGGGCGGGAGCAAGGGCGGCGGGCCGCGGCGGCGTTCGGCCGCCTGCACGGCACCGCCCCGCACGGCGTGTGGTCGGCGCCCGGTCGGGTCAACCTGATCGGCGAGCACACCGACTACAACGACGGGTTCGTGCTGCCCTTCGCCCTGCCCCACCGCACGGCCGTCGCGGCGGCCCCGCGCGCCGACGGCCTGCTGACCGTGGCGACCCTCGGCGACGACGGCGGCGTGCAGCGCGCGGAACCGGTCGAGGTCGCGGCCCTGGAGCCCGGGGTCGTGACCGGGTGGCCCGCGTACGTGGCCGGGGTCGCCTGGGTGCTGCGCGGCGAGGGCGTGTCGTCCGGCGCGGACCTCGTCGTCGCCGGTGACGTGCCCGCCGGCGCCGGGCTGTCGTCGTCGCACGCGCTGGAGTGCGCGGTCGCCCTGGCCCTGCTGGGGCTGGCCGGGGTGCCCGAGGACCGGCCCGGGATCGCCCGCTGGGTGCAGCGGGCGGAGAACGACTTCGTGGGCGCGCCGACCGGTCTGCTGGACCAGACCGCGTCGCTGCTGTGCACCGAGGCGCACGTGCTGTTCCTGGACGTCCGGTCGGGCAAGGCCGAGCAGGTGCCCTTCGACGCGGCGGCGTCCGGGCTGGAGGTGCTGGTCGTGGACACCCGCGCGCACCACTCCAACCTCGACGGCGGCTACGGCGAGCGGCGGGCCGGCTGCGAGGAGGCGGCGGCGCTGCTGGGCGTGCCCGCGCTGCGGGACGTCGAGCTGACCGAGCTGGACGAGGTGTCGGACCGGCTGCCCGAGCGGCTGCGGCCGTTGGTGCGGCACGTGGTCACGGAGAACGAGCGCGTGCTGCGCTCGGTGGAGATGCTGCGCGCGGACGACGTGGCGGGCCTGGGGCCGCTGCTGACCGCGTCGCACGAGAGCCTGCGCGACGACTACCGGGTGTCCTGCCCGGAACTGGACGTCGCGGTGGACGCCGCCCTGGCCGCGGGCGCGCTGGGCGCGCGCATGGTGGGCGGCGGGTTCGGCGGGTCGGCGATCGCGCTGACGCCCGTCGACCGGCACGACGAGGTGGTGCGGGGCGTGCTCGCGGCGTTCGCGCGGCGCGGCCTGACCACCCCGAGGACCTTCACGGCCGTGCCCTCGGCGGGCGCGGGGCGCGACGAATAA
- a CDS encoding metal-dependent transcriptional regulator gives MNDLIDTTEMYLRTIYELEEEGVVPLRARIAERLGQSGPTVSQTVGRMERDGLVVVADDRHLELTEQGRNLAIAVMRKHRLAERLLVDIIGLEWEHVHSEACRWEHVMSEAVERKLVKLLGNPTTSPYGNPIPGLDKLGDGEPAPPAEADLVRVDEVARRGGGRVEVRRIAEHVQLDPDLMAELKAAGVVPGGTVEVDSMGGAKVVQVRGNGTTAELDPSVAHAVLVQAR, from the coding sequence GTGAACGACCTCATCGACACCACGGAGATGTACCTCCGCACGATCTACGAGCTCGAAGAAGAGGGCGTCGTGCCTCTGCGCGCCCGCATCGCCGAGCGGCTCGGCCAGAGCGGTCCCACGGTGAGCCAGACCGTGGGGCGGATGGAGCGCGACGGCCTGGTGGTCGTCGCCGACGACCGCCACCTGGAGCTGACCGAGCAGGGGCGCAACCTGGCCATCGCGGTCATGCGCAAGCACCGGCTCGCCGAACGCCTCCTGGTCGACATCATCGGCCTGGAGTGGGAGCACGTGCACAGCGAGGCGTGCCGCTGGGAGCACGTCATGAGCGAGGCCGTCGAGCGCAAGCTGGTCAAGCTCCTGGGCAACCCCACCACCTCCCCCTACGGCAACCCCATCCCCGGCCTGGACAAGCTGGGCGACGGCGAGCCCGCCCCGCCCGCGGAGGCCGACCTGGTCCGCGTGGACGAGGTGGCCCGGCGCGGCGGCGGTCGTGTCGAGGTGCGGCGGATCGCCGAGCACGTGCAGCTCGACCCGGACCTGATGGCCGAGCTGAAGGCGGCGGGCGTCGTGCCGGGCGGCACGGTCGAGGTCGACTCGATGGGCGGGGCGAAGGTGGTGCAGGTCCGCGGCAACGGCACGACGGCCGAGCTCGACCCGTCGGTGGCGCACGCGGTCCTGGTGCAGGCCAGGTGA
- a CDS encoding bifunctional GNAT family N-acetyltransferase/acetate--CoA ligase family protein, which translates to MDPYDYPRTWEADVVLSDGGTVHLRPITPDDGEKLLAFHGRLSERTRYFRYFGPYPRMPKRDVERFTTVDHADRVAFVALLGDDIVAVGRYDRLGGGGSAEVAFVVEDEHQGRGLGSILLEHLAAAARERGLSRFTAEVLAENGQMVRVFRDAGYKVSRAFEEGALHLEFDIDPTEESVAVARAREQAAEARSVHNLLHPRSVAVIGASTDPTKIGHAVLTNLLEGVFHGPVYPVNAEHRSVRGVRAYPSVLDIPDDVDLAVVAVPAAGVDDVMDACLAKGVKALVVVTSGFGETGPGGLSAERRLAAEARAHGMRVVGPNALGVLNTDPSVRLNATLAPRLPGRGRTGFFCQSGALGTAILAAAAERGLGLSTFVSAGNRADVSGNDLLQYWETDPATDVVLLYLESFGNPRKFARLARRLGRTKPIVAVKSGRHAVSPALAATGVQVDESSVQALFEQAGVIRVESLAQLFDTALLLAHQPLPAGPRVSVVGNSTAIGLLAADTALAQGLELAGPPVDVGAQAGPEVFAKAVQDALANPDTDALVVVFVPPLAVPGAAFARALREVAGTKPIVSTFLAVEGVPDELAVPGPDGAPGRGSVPSYPSPERAVLALARAARYARWRFSPQGHFVRPEGIDAEAAQALVDSLHLSEERRVDDETAVRLLACYGVELVPFRVVSSADEAVAAAAELGYPVAVKSVDERLRHRTDLVGVRLDLAGEDAVRSAYDMLAEVSERPDVYVQRMAPKGISCVVGLQDDPSFGTLVSFGLSGLVSDLLGDRAYRAVPLTETDAHALVRAPKAAPLLAGYRGGESADLPALEELVLRLAALAEDLPEVRELALEPVLASAAGAYVTSARLTLGPPPSRHDTGPRRLRSPGGAR; encoded by the coding sequence GTGGACCCGTACGACTACCCGCGGACCTGGGAGGCCGACGTCGTCCTGAGCGACGGCGGCACCGTCCACCTGCGCCCGATCACGCCCGACGACGGCGAGAAGCTGCTCGCCTTCCACGGCCGGCTGTCCGAGCGCACGCGGTACTTCCGCTACTTCGGGCCGTACCCGCGGATGCCGAAGCGGGACGTCGAGCGGTTCACCACCGTCGACCACGCCGATCGGGTGGCGTTCGTCGCGCTCCTGGGTGACGACATCGTGGCCGTGGGCCGCTACGACCGGCTCGGCGGCGGGGGCAGCGCCGAGGTCGCGTTCGTCGTGGAGGACGAGCACCAGGGCCGGGGACTCGGGTCGATCCTGCTGGAGCACCTGGCGGCGGCGGCCCGCGAGCGGGGCCTGAGCCGGTTCACCGCCGAGGTGCTCGCCGAGAACGGCCAGATGGTGCGGGTGTTCCGGGACGCCGGCTACAAGGTCAGCCGCGCGTTCGAGGAGGGCGCGCTGCACCTCGAGTTCGACATCGACCCGACCGAGGAGTCGGTGGCGGTGGCGCGGGCGCGGGAGCAGGCCGCCGAGGCGCGCAGCGTGCACAACCTGCTGCACCCCCGATCCGTGGCGGTGATCGGTGCGTCCACGGACCCGACCAAGATCGGTCACGCGGTCCTGACGAACCTGCTGGAGGGCGTCTTCCACGGCCCGGTCTACCCGGTCAACGCCGAGCACCGGTCGGTGCGCGGGGTGCGGGCGTACCCGTCGGTGCTGGACATCCCCGACGACGTGGACCTCGCCGTGGTCGCGGTGCCGGCGGCGGGCGTGGACGACGTGATGGACGCCTGCCTGGCCAAGGGCGTGAAGGCGCTGGTCGTGGTGACGTCCGGGTTCGGCGAGACCGGGCCGGGCGGGTTGAGCGCGGAACGCCGGCTGGCCGCCGAGGCGCGGGCGCACGGGATGCGCGTGGTCGGCCCGAACGCCTTGGGCGTGCTCAACACCGACCCCTCGGTCCGTCTCAACGCGACCCTCGCGCCCCGGCTCCCCGGCCGGGGCCGGACCGGGTTCTTCTGCCAGTCCGGCGCGCTGGGCACGGCGATCCTGGCGGCGGCGGCCGAACGCGGGCTGGGCCTGTCGACGTTCGTGTCGGCGGGCAACCGGGCGGACGTGTCCGGCAACGACCTGCTCCAGTACTGGGAGACCGACCCGGCCACCGACGTCGTGCTGCTGTACCTGGAGTCGTTCGGCAACCCGCGCAAGTTCGCCCGCCTGGCCCGCCGGCTGGGGCGCACCAAGCCGATCGTGGCGGTCAAGTCCGGCCGGCACGCGGTGAGCCCCGCGCTGGCGGCGACGGGCGTGCAGGTGGACGAATCGAGCGTGCAGGCGTTGTTCGAACAGGCCGGCGTGATCCGCGTGGAGTCCCTGGCCCAGTTGTTCGACACGGCCCTGCTGCTGGCCCACCAGCCCCTGCCGGCCGGGCCGCGCGTGTCGGTGGTGGGCAACTCGACGGCGATCGGCCTGCTGGCGGCGGACACCGCGCTCGCGCAGGGCCTGGAACTGGCCGGCCCGCCCGTGGACGTCGGCGCGCAGGCCGGGCCGGAGGTGTTCGCGAAGGCCGTGCAGGACGCGTTGGCCAACCCGGACACCGACGCCCTGGTGGTCGTCTTCGTGCCGCCGCTGGCCGTGCCGGGCGCGGCGTTCGCCCGTGCCCTGCGGGAGGTCGCGGGGACCAAGCCGATCGTGTCGACGTTCCTCGCGGTGGAGGGCGTGCCGGACGAACTGGCGGTGCCCGGTCCCGATGGCGCTCCCGGTCGGGGTTCGGTGCCGTCCTACCCGAGCCCGGAACGCGCGGTGCTCGCGTTGGCGCGTGCGGCTCGTTACGCGCGGTGGCGCTTCTCGCCGCAGGGCCACTTCGTCCGTCCGGAAGGGATCGACGCGGAGGCCGCGCAGGCGTTGGTCGACTCGCTGCACCTGTCCGAGGAGCGCCGGGTCGACGACGAGACCGCCGTGCGGCTGCTCGCGTGCTACGGCGTGGAGCTGGTGCCGTTCCGGGTGGTGTCGTCGGCGGACGAGGCCGTCGCGGCGGCGGCGGAGCTGGGTTACCCGGTGGCGGTCAAGTCGGTGGACGAACGCCTGCGCCACCGGACCGACCTGGTCGGCGTCCGCCTGGACCTCGCAGGCGAGGACGCCGTGCGCTCGGCGTACGACATGCTGGCCGAGGTGTCCGAGAGGCCGGACGTGTACGTGCAGCGCATGGCCCCCAAGGGGATCTCGTGCGTGGTGGGCCTCCAGGACGACCCGTCCTTCGGCACGCTGGTCTCCTTCGGACTGTCCGGTCTGGTCAGCGACCTGCTCGGCGACCGCGCCTACCGGGCCGTCCCCCTGACCGAGACCGACGCGCACGCCCTGGTCCGCGCCCCGAAGGCCGCGCCGCTGCTGGCCGGTTATCGCGGTGGGGAGTCCGCCGACCTCCCGGCGCTGGAGGAACTCGTCCTGCGCCTGGCCGCGTTGGCCGAAGACCTGCCCGAGGTGCGCGAACTGGCCCTGGAGCCCGTCCTGGCCAGCGCGGCGGGCGCTTACGTGACCAGTGCTCGCCTGACCCTGGGCCCGCCTCCGTCCCGCCACGACACCGGTCCGCGTCGCCTGCGCTCCCCGGGTGGCGCCCGGTAG